One window of the Manihot esculenta cultivar AM560-2 chromosome 14, M.esculenta_v8, whole genome shotgun sequence genome contains the following:
- the LOC110630685 gene encoding lipid phosphate phosphatase 2 isoform X1 translates to MAWRNLVSWFSLQNLRGWFQQEGRMREVDLGAHTIRSHGARVARNHKHDWLILVLLGVIVIVLNIIHPFYRFVGKDMMDDLKYPFKDNTVPTWSVPLYAVLLPIAIFVFVYIRRRDVYDLHHSILGLLFSVLITAVITDAIKNAVGRPRPDFFWRCFPDGKDFYNQWGDVICHGKDSDIKEGHKSFPSGHTSWSFAGLGFLSLYLSGKIKVFDRRGHVAKLCIIILPLLAAALVGISRVDDYWHHWQDVFAGALIGLVVSAFCYLQFFPAPYCDEGWGPYAYFQALEESRSNATAGQTTNVLNMQAMDVEAVSLQLRENGNAFTSLDELESGRR, encoded by the exons ATGGCGTGGAGGAATTTGGTATCATGGTTTTCTCTTCAGAATCTCCGTGGCTGGTTTCAG CAAGAGGGCAGAATGAGGGAGGTGGATCTCGGAGCACACACCATTAGATCtcatggagcaagagttgcaaGGAACCACAAGCACGACTGGCTTATATTAGTTCTCCTTGGAGTGATAGTGATAGTTCTAAACATTATCCACCCATTTTACCGTTTCGTAGGAAAGGATATGATGGACGACCTTAAATATCCTTTCAAAGACAACACGGTGCCTACCTGGTCTGTGCCG TTGTACGCAGTTTTGTTGCCCATTgctatttttgtttttgtttacaTTCGAAGGAGAGATGTTTATGATTTACACCACAGCATTTTAG GCCTGTTGTTTTCTGTTTTGATTACTGCTGTCATCACGGATGCAATAAAAAATGCAGTTGGTCGCCCCCGGCCTGATTTCTTCTGGCGTTGCTTTCCTGATGGAAAGGAC TTCTATAATCAGTGGGGAGATGTAATATGTCATGGTAAGGATAGTGATATAAAGGAAGGACACAAAAGTTTCCCAAGTGGTCACACTTCAT GGTCCTTCGCTGGATTAGGATTTCTATCACTGTACTTATCAGGCAAAATCAAAGTATTTGATCGGAGAGGGCATGTGGCAAAATTATGCATCATTATTTTGCCGCTACTTGCTGCAGCACTTGTTGGCATATCTCGGGTAGATGACTACTGGCATCATTGGCAGGATGTGTTTGCTGGAGCTCTTATAG GGCTAGTTGTTTCAGCCTTTTGCTATTTGCAGTTTTTCCCAGCTCCATATTGTGATGAAG GATGGGGGCCTTACGCATATTTTCAGGCGCTGGAGGAGTCACGATCTAATGCAACTGCAGGGCAGACTACAAATGTACTTAATATGCAGGCCATGGATGTAGAAGCAGTGAGTTTACAACTCCGAGAAAACGGCAATGCATTTACGTCGTTGGATGAGTTGGAATCTGGTAGAAGGTAA
- the LOC110630685 gene encoding lipid phosphate phosphatase 2 isoform X2 codes for MREVDLGAHTIRSHGARVARNHKHDWLILVLLGVIVIVLNIIHPFYRFVGKDMMDDLKYPFKDNTVPTWSVPLYAVLLPIAIFVFVYIRRRDVYDLHHSILGLLFSVLITAVITDAIKNAVGRPRPDFFWRCFPDGKDFYNQWGDVICHGKDSDIKEGHKSFPSGHTSWSFAGLGFLSLYLSGKIKVFDRRGHVAKLCIIILPLLAAALVGISRVDDYWHHWQDVFAGALIGLVVSAFCYLQFFPAPYCDEGWGPYAYFQALEESRSNATAGQTTNVLNMQAMDVEAVSLQLRENGNAFTSLDELESGRR; via the exons ATGAGGGAGGTGGATCTCGGAGCACACACCATTAGATCtcatggagcaagagttgcaaGGAACCACAAGCACGACTGGCTTATATTAGTTCTCCTTGGAGTGATAGTGATAGTTCTAAACATTATCCACCCATTTTACCGTTTCGTAGGAAAGGATATGATGGACGACCTTAAATATCCTTTCAAAGACAACACGGTGCCTACCTGGTCTGTGCCG TTGTACGCAGTTTTGTTGCCCATTgctatttttgtttttgtttacaTTCGAAGGAGAGATGTTTATGATTTACACCACAGCATTTTAG GCCTGTTGTTTTCTGTTTTGATTACTGCTGTCATCACGGATGCAATAAAAAATGCAGTTGGTCGCCCCCGGCCTGATTTCTTCTGGCGTTGCTTTCCTGATGGAAAGGAC TTCTATAATCAGTGGGGAGATGTAATATGTCATGGTAAGGATAGTGATATAAAGGAAGGACACAAAAGTTTCCCAAGTGGTCACACTTCAT GGTCCTTCGCTGGATTAGGATTTCTATCACTGTACTTATCAGGCAAAATCAAAGTATTTGATCGGAGAGGGCATGTGGCAAAATTATGCATCATTATTTTGCCGCTACTTGCTGCAGCACTTGTTGGCATATCTCGGGTAGATGACTACTGGCATCATTGGCAGGATGTGTTTGCTGGAGCTCTTATAG GGCTAGTTGTTTCAGCCTTTTGCTATTTGCAGTTTTTCCCAGCTCCATATTGTGATGAAG GATGGGGGCCTTACGCATATTTTCAGGCGCTGGAGGAGTCACGATCTAATGCAACTGCAGGGCAGACTACAAATGTACTTAATATGCAGGCCATGGATGTAGAAGCAGTGAGTTTACAACTCCGAGAAAACGGCAATGCATTTACGTCGTTGGATGAGTTGGAATCTGGTAGAAGGTAA
- the LOC110600109 gene encoding lipid phosphate phosphatase 2 isoform X1 gives MKSEHLIYLVSDTMPEIQLGAHTVRSHGVKVARTHMHDWLILLLLVVMDVVLNVIEPFHRFVGRDMMTDLSYPMKDNTIPFWAVPIIAILLPFVIIIVYYFIRRDVYDLHHAILGLLFSVLITGVITDAIKDAVGRPRPDFFWRCFPDGKGAYNNVTTDVMCTGIKSVIKEGHKSFPSGHTSWSFAGLGFLSWYLSGKIRAFDQRGHVAKLCIIFLPLLVAALVGISRVDDYWHHWQDVFTGGLIGLTVASFCYLQFFPPPYDIDGWGPHAYFQMLAESRNGTQPSNNTSCLNVRQSELQNVYIDSQHQNVTTRDTSPILEGTEGERRR, from the exons ATGAAGAGTGAACACTTGATCTATCTG GTCAGTGACACAATGCCTGAGATTCAGTTGGGCGCTCACACCGTAAGATCCCATGGAGTCAAAGTTGCCAGGACACATATGCATGACTGGCTAATTCTTTTGCTTCTTGTGGTGATGGATGTCGTTTTGAATGTTATTGAACCATTTCACCGATTTGTTGGGAGAGATATGATGACAGACTTGTCATACCCAATGAAAGATAATACCATTCCCTTTTGGGCTGTTCCA ATTATTGCAATATTGCTGCCTTTTGTCATCATTATTGTCTATTACTTCATCAGAAGGGATGTCTATGATCTGCACCATGCTATTCTGG GCCTTCTGTTTTCTGTGCTTATCACTGGAGTTATAACTGATGCAATTAAAGATGCAGTTGGTCGTCCTAGACCTGACTTCTTTTGGCGTTGTTTCCCAGATGGCAAGGGG GCGTATAATAATGTCACAACTGATGTTATGTGCACCGGAATAAAGAGTGTCATCAAGGAAGGACACAAAAGTTTTCCTAGTGGACACACTTCTT GGTCCTTTGCAGGTCTTGGTTTTCTATCATGGTACCTATCTGGGAAAATCAGGGCTTTTGACCAAAGGGGCCATGTTGCAAAGCTTTGTATTATTTTCCTACCATTACTTGTTGCTGCTCTTGTAGGAATTTCTCGAGTCGATGACTACTGGCATCACTGGCAGGATGTATTCACTGGGGGTCTTATAG GGCTCACAGTTGCTTCATTTTGTTACTTGCAATTCTTCCCACCCCCGTATGATATAGACG GCTGGGGACCTCATGCATACTTCCAGATGTTGGCAGAATCTCGGAATGGTACTCAGCCTTCTAATAACACAAGTTGTCTTAACGTGCGTCAATCAGAGCTTCAGAATGTATATATTGATTCGCAACATCAGAATGTCACTACACGTGACACAAGCCCCATTCTGGAGGGAACAGAGGGTGAGAGGAGACGCTGA
- the LOC110600109 gene encoding lipid phosphate phosphatase 2 isoform X2, with protein MVSDTMPEIQLGAHTVRSHGVKVARTHMHDWLILLLLVVMDVVLNVIEPFHRFVGRDMMTDLSYPMKDNTIPFWAVPIIAILLPFVIIIVYYFIRRDVYDLHHAILGLLFSVLITGVITDAIKDAVGRPRPDFFWRCFPDGKGAYNNVTTDVMCTGIKSVIKEGHKSFPSGHTSWSFAGLGFLSWYLSGKIRAFDQRGHVAKLCIIFLPLLVAALVGISRVDDYWHHWQDVFTGGLIGLTVASFCYLQFFPPPYDIDGWGPHAYFQMLAESRNGTQPSNNTSCLNVRQSELQNVYIDSQHQNVTTRDTSPILEGTEGERRR; from the exons ATG GTCAGTGACACAATGCCTGAGATTCAGTTGGGCGCTCACACCGTAAGATCCCATGGAGTCAAAGTTGCCAGGACACATATGCATGACTGGCTAATTCTTTTGCTTCTTGTGGTGATGGATGTCGTTTTGAATGTTATTGAACCATTTCACCGATTTGTTGGGAGAGATATGATGACAGACTTGTCATACCCAATGAAAGATAATACCATTCCCTTTTGGGCTGTTCCA ATTATTGCAATATTGCTGCCTTTTGTCATCATTATTGTCTATTACTTCATCAGAAGGGATGTCTATGATCTGCACCATGCTATTCTGG GCCTTCTGTTTTCTGTGCTTATCACTGGAGTTATAACTGATGCAATTAAAGATGCAGTTGGTCGTCCTAGACCTGACTTCTTTTGGCGTTGTTTCCCAGATGGCAAGGGG GCGTATAATAATGTCACAACTGATGTTATGTGCACCGGAATAAAGAGTGTCATCAAGGAAGGACACAAAAGTTTTCCTAGTGGACACACTTCTT GGTCCTTTGCAGGTCTTGGTTTTCTATCATGGTACCTATCTGGGAAAATCAGGGCTTTTGACCAAAGGGGCCATGTTGCAAAGCTTTGTATTATTTTCCTACCATTACTTGTTGCTGCTCTTGTAGGAATTTCTCGAGTCGATGACTACTGGCATCACTGGCAGGATGTATTCACTGGGGGTCTTATAG GGCTCACAGTTGCTTCATTTTGTTACTTGCAATTCTTCCCACCCCCGTATGATATAGACG GCTGGGGACCTCATGCATACTTCCAGATGTTGGCAGAATCTCGGAATGGTACTCAGCCTTCTAATAACACAAGTTGTCTTAACGTGCGTCAATCAGAGCTTCAGAATGTATATATTGATTCGCAACATCAGAATGTCACTACACGTGACACAAGCCCCATTCTGGAGGGAACAGAGGGTGAGAGGAGACGCTGA
- the LOC110600109 gene encoding lipid phosphate phosphatase 2 isoform X3 translates to MPEIQLGAHTVRSHGVKVARTHMHDWLILLLLVVMDVVLNVIEPFHRFVGRDMMTDLSYPMKDNTIPFWAVPIIAILLPFVIIIVYYFIRRDVYDLHHAILGLLFSVLITGVITDAIKDAVGRPRPDFFWRCFPDGKGAYNNVTTDVMCTGIKSVIKEGHKSFPSGHTSWSFAGLGFLSWYLSGKIRAFDQRGHVAKLCIIFLPLLVAALVGISRVDDYWHHWQDVFTGGLIGLTVASFCYLQFFPPPYDIDGWGPHAYFQMLAESRNGTQPSNNTSCLNVRQSELQNVYIDSQHQNVTTRDTSPILEGTEGERRR, encoded by the exons ATGCCTGAGATTCAGTTGGGCGCTCACACCGTAAGATCCCATGGAGTCAAAGTTGCCAGGACACATATGCATGACTGGCTAATTCTTTTGCTTCTTGTGGTGATGGATGTCGTTTTGAATGTTATTGAACCATTTCACCGATTTGTTGGGAGAGATATGATGACAGACTTGTCATACCCAATGAAAGATAATACCATTCCCTTTTGGGCTGTTCCA ATTATTGCAATATTGCTGCCTTTTGTCATCATTATTGTCTATTACTTCATCAGAAGGGATGTCTATGATCTGCACCATGCTATTCTGG GCCTTCTGTTTTCTGTGCTTATCACTGGAGTTATAACTGATGCAATTAAAGATGCAGTTGGTCGTCCTAGACCTGACTTCTTTTGGCGTTGTTTCCCAGATGGCAAGGGG GCGTATAATAATGTCACAACTGATGTTATGTGCACCGGAATAAAGAGTGTCATCAAGGAAGGACACAAAAGTTTTCCTAGTGGACACACTTCTT GGTCCTTTGCAGGTCTTGGTTTTCTATCATGGTACCTATCTGGGAAAATCAGGGCTTTTGACCAAAGGGGCCATGTTGCAAAGCTTTGTATTATTTTCCTACCATTACTTGTTGCTGCTCTTGTAGGAATTTCTCGAGTCGATGACTACTGGCATCACTGGCAGGATGTATTCACTGGGGGTCTTATAG GGCTCACAGTTGCTTCATTTTGTTACTTGCAATTCTTCCCACCCCCGTATGATATAGACG GCTGGGGACCTCATGCATACTTCCAGATGTTGGCAGAATCTCGGAATGGTACTCAGCCTTCTAATAACACAAGTTGTCTTAACGTGCGTCAATCAGAGCTTCAGAATGTATATATTGATTCGCAACATCAGAATGTCACTACACGTGACACAAGCCCCATTCTGGAGGGAACAGAGGGTGAGAGGAGACGCTGA
- the LOC110630948 gene encoding sucrose synthase 7, which yields MASGPVLKRSETIAETMPDALRQSRYYMKICFSSFIATGKKLLKRQHIMDEVEKSIQDKVERKRVMEGLLGYILSSTQEAAVVPPYVSFAVRPNPGFWEYVKVHADDLSVDGISASEYLRFKEMIFDESWARDENALEIDFGAMDFSTPRLTLSSSIGNGMDFISKCMSSKLSGSSGNAKPLLDYLLALDYQGEKLMINEKLDTVAKLQVALLGAEDVLSGFPKEAPCQDFQQRLKELGFEKGWGNTAERVKETMIMLSESLQAPDPARLELFFGRLPNMFNIVIFSPHGYFGQADVLGLPDTGGQVVYILDQVRAFEEELLLRIKQQGLNIKPQILVITRLIPEARGTKCNQEVEPIIGTKHSNILRVPFKTEKGILPQWVSRFDVYPYLEKFAQDAADKVLDHMECKPDLIIGNYSDGNLVASLMASRLGITLGTIAHALEKTKYEDSDAKWKQLDPKYHFSCQFTADMIAMNTADFIITSTYQEIAGSKDRTGQYESHGAFTMPGLCRVVSGVNVFDPKFNIAAPGADQSVYFPYTEKRRRLTSFHPAIEELIYSKQDNDEHIGFLADRKKPIIFSMARLDTVKNITGLTEWYGKNKRLRNLVNLVVVAGFFDPSKSKDREEIAEINKMHALIEKYQLKGQIRWIAAQTDRYRNGELYRCIADTKGAFVQPALYEAFGLTVIEAMNCGLPTFATNQGGPAEIIVDGVSGFHVDPNNGDESSNKIADFFEKCKTDPQYWNKISTTGLQRIYECYTWKIYANKVLNMGSIYGFWSKLNKEQKLAKQRYIGTFYNLQFRNLVKDVPIASVEPRTQPSSSSSAATREPQERAPSATIKPQKSKPTQKAKAKEEAPMEIPKPQTTPRQEETEKKQLVPTQSNRVWISWSWWFLMSTSLFAVWYVLMKLYGLFRQ from the exons atggctTCCGGACCAGTCCTCAAGCGTTCTGAAACGATTGCAGAAACTATGCCTGATGCATTGAGGCAGAGCCGCTATTACATGAAGATATGTTTTTCCAG CTTTATTGCAACTGGGAAAAAACTTCTGAAACGCCAACATATAATGGATGAAGTGGAGAAATCTATACAAGACAAGGTTGAAAGAAAAAGGGTCATGGAAGGATTACTGGGTTACATCCTGAGTTCCACTCAG GAAGCAGCTGTTGTTCCACCTTATGTTTCTTTTGCTGTAAGGCCAAATCCTGGATTCTGGGAATACGTTAAAGTGCATGCTGATGATCTGAGTGTAGATGGCATCTCTGCTTCAGAATACTTGCGGTTCAAAGAAATGATCTTTGATGAAAGCTG GGCCAGGGATGAGAATGCTCTGGAGATAGATTTTGGAGCCATGGATTTTTCAACTCCTCGCTTGACTCTTTCTTCTTCTATTGGAAATGGGATGGACTTTATCTCAAAATGCATGTCATCAAAGCTTAGTGGGAGCTCTGGCAATGCAAAGCCTCTGCTCGACTATTTACTAGCCCTTGATTATCAGGGAGAG AAGCTTATGATCAATGAAAAGCTGGATACAGTTGCCAAGCTTCAGGTAGCTCTCCTTGGTGCCGAAgatgttctctcaggatttcCAAAAGAGGCACCGTGTCAGGATTTTCAACAGAG GCTGAAAGAGTTAGGATTTGAGAAGGGATGGGGGAATACTGCAGAAAGAGTTAAAGAGACAATGATAATGCTTTCCGAATCACTTCAAGCTCCAGACCCAGCAAGATTAGAATTGTTCTTTGGCAGGCTTCCTAACATGTTCAACATTGTAATTTTCTCTCCACATGGATACTTTGGCCAGGCAGATGTCCTTGGATTGCCGGACACCGGCGGCCAG gttgtttacattcTTGATCAAGTAAGAGCATTTGAGGAAGAGCTTCTGCTCAGAATCAAGCAGCAAGGCCTTAATATAAAGCCTCAGATTCTTGTG ATAACACGACTTATACCAGAAGCTCGAGGAACCAAGTGCAACCAAGAAGTGGAGCCCATCATTGGCACAAAGCATTCCAACATTCTTAGAGTCCCATTCAAGACAGAGAAAGGGATTCTTCCTCAATGGGTCTCTCGTTTCGATGTCTATCCTTATCTTGAGAAATTTGCTCAG GATGCTGCTGATAAAGTTCTTGATCACATGGAATGTAAACCAGATCTCATTATTGGGAATTACAGTGATGGAAACTTGGTGGCTTCTCTGATGGCCAGCAGACTTGGCATAACTCTG GGAACTATAGCTCATGCTCTAGAGAAAACCAAGTATGAAGATTCAGATGCCAAATGGAAGCAATTAGATCCCAAGTACCACTTCTCCTGTCAATTCACAGCTGACATGATTGCAATGAACACAGCTGATTTTATCATAACCAGCACATACCAAGAAATTGCAGGAAG CAAAGACAGGACTGGACAGTATGAAAGCCATGGGGCATTTACTATGCCAGGGCTTTGCCGAGTCGTCTCAGGCGTCAATGTCTTTGATCCGAAGTTCAACATTGCTGCCCCTGGGGCTGATCAATCTGTCTACTTCCCTTATACAGAGAAACGAAGGCGGTTAACTTCTTTTCATCCTGCCATTGAAGAACTAATCTATAGCAAGCAGGATAATGATGAGCACAT TGGATTTCTTGCAGACAGGAAGAAACCAATTATATTCTCCATGGCAAGACTTGATACAGTGAAAAACATTACAGGATTAACTGAGTGGTATGGAAAGAATAAGAGGCTAAGAAACTTGGTAAATCTTGTCGTTGTAGCCGGATTCTTTGATCCATCTAAATCAAAAGATAGAGAAGAAATTGCAGAGATAAACAAGATGCATGCTTTGATAGAGAAATATCAACTTAAGGGTCAGATCAGATGGATAGCAGCTCAAACTGATAGATACCGCAATGGAGAGCTCTACCGGTGCATCGCAGATACTAAGGGAGCTTTTGTGCAGCCTGCATTGTATGAGGCTTTTGGTCTAACAGTCATCGAGGCAATGAACTGTGGATTACCCACATTTGCAACTAATCAAGGAGGTCCAGCAGAAATTATTGTTGATGGTGTCTCTGGATTCCACGTTGATCCCAACAATGGAGATGAATCTAGCAACAAGATTGCTGATTTCTTTGAGAAATGCAAGACAGATCCTCAATATTGGAACAAGATTTCAACAACAGGCCTGCAACGTATATACGAATG CTATACATGGAAGATTTATGCAAATAAGGTGTTGAACATGGGATCCATTTATGGGTTTTGGAGTAAGCTAAACAAGGAACAGAAGCTTGCCAAGCAAAGATACATTGGAACATTTTACAATCTTCAGTTCAGGAATTTG GTGAAGGACGTTCCTATTGCAAGTGTTGAACCCCGAACACAGCCTTCCTCATCGTCGTCAGCTGCAACTAGAGAACCTCAAGAACGAGCACCTAGTGCTACAATTAAACCTCAAAAATCAAAACCCACTCAGAAAGCTAAAGCCAAAGAAGAAGCTCCGATGGAGATTCCTAAACCTCAGACAACACCTAG GCAAGAAGAAACTGAGAAGAAGCAACTTGTTCCGACACAAAGCAATAGAGTATGGATATCTTGGAGTTGGTGGTTCCTGATGAGTACTTCTCTTTTTGCTGTCTGGTACGTGCTAATGAAGTTGTATGGCTTATTCAGACAATGA
- the LOC110600199 gene encoding amino-acid permease BAT1 isoform X1, whose product MERGLGNLQLEEVAAATAPYLPLGDGDAIDSDNIRLEQLGYKQELSRTLSAIANFSVTFSIISVMTGLTTLYSTGLTFGGPLTMIYGWPIVGLLTLIVGLSMAEICSAYPTSGGLYFWSARLCGDEWGPFASWLTGWFNIVGQWAVTTSVDFSLAQLIQVIILLSTGGKNGGGYEASKYIVIGMHGGILFLHAILNSLPISVLSFFGQLAAVWNLVGVIVLTILIPCVATERASAKFVFTYYNTNNGDGISSKPYIFVLGLLMSQYTLTGYDASAHMTEETKSADKNGPRGIISAIGISVIFGWFYILGITFAVTNIPYLLSEDNDAGGYAIAEIFYQAFKNRYGSGAGGIVCLGVVAIAIFFCGMSSVTSNSRMAYAFSRDGAMPFSSLWHKVNKQEVPINAVWLGAFISFCMALTYLGSTVAFQAMVSIATIGLYIAYALPIFFRVTLASKSFTPGPFNLGRYGVLVGWIAVLWVLTISILFSLPVAYPITNETLNYTPVAVGGLLFLTVSSWIFSARHWFKGPITNVDS is encoded by the exons ATGGAAAGAGGGCTCGGAAACCTGCAACTAGAAGAAGTAGCAGCCGCTACAGCCCCTTACCTCCCTCTCGGAGATGGCGACGCCATTGATTCCGACAATATTCGATTGGAACAGCTCGGTTACAAGCAAGAACTCAGCCGTACTCTCTC GGCAATCGCAAACTTCTCGGTGACATTTTCCATCATATCAGTGATGACAGGTCTCACCACGCTGTACAGTACTGGTCTAACTTTTGGTGGGCCACTTACTATGATATACGGGTGGCCAATTGTGGGGTTGCTCACCTTGATCGTTGGTCTATCAATGGCGGAGATTTGCTCTGCTTATCCTACTTCTGGTGGTCTCTACTTTTGGAGTGCCAGGCTCTGCGGCGATGAGTGGGGGCCTTTTGCTTCCTGGCTCACTGGCTG GTTCAACATTGTTGGTCAG TGGGCTGTTACAACCAGTGTAGATTTCTCACTTGCACAGTTGATTCAGGTGATAATTCTCCTTAGCACGGGTGGAAAAAATGGTGGAGGGTATGAGGCATCAAAATACATAGTTATTGGTATGCATGGAGGAATTTTATTCCTGCATGCTATACTTAATAGTCTTCCTATCTCGGTACTATCTTTCTTTGGACAACTGGCTGCTGTCTGGAATCTTGTAG gTGTTATAGTTCTTACAATTCTCATACCCTGTGTTGCAACGGAGAGGGCTAGTGCCAAGTTTGTTTTCACATACTACAACACAAATAATGGAGACGGAATCAGTAGTAAACCCTACATTTTTGTCCTGGGACTTCTGATGAGTCAGTACACCCTTACTGGCTATGATGCATCTGCGCATAtg ACAGAGGAAACCAAGAGTGCCGATAAGAATGGACCTAGAGGAATAATCAGCGCCATTGGGATATCTGTTATATTTGGATGGTTTTACATTCTTGGTATCACATTTGCAGTTACCAACATTCCTTACCTCTTGAGTGAAGATAATGACGCTGGTGGTTATGCCATTGCTGAAATATTTTACCAAGCATTCAAGAATAGATATGGAAGTGGAGCTGGGGGAATTGTTTGCTTAGGAGTAGTTGCAATTGCCATATTTTTTTGTGGGATGAGTTCAGTAACTAGCAACTCCAG AATGGCATACGCATTTTCTAGAGATGGAGCTATGCCATTCTCATCACTATGGCATAAAGTTAACAAGCAGGAGGTTCCTATAAATGCTGTTTGGCTTGGTGCTTTTATATCATTTTGCATGGCATTAACG TATCTTGGAAGCACAGTAGCATTTCAGGCCATGGTATCCATAGCAACTATTGGCCTGTATATTGCTTATGCCCTGCCAATCTTCTTCAGGGTGACCTTGGCAAGCAAGTCATTCACCCCAGGACCATTCAATTTGGGTCGCTACGGTGTCCTGGTAGGTTGGATTGCAGTCCTTTGGGTATTAACCATCTCAATCCTCTTCTCATTGCCTGTAGCCTACCCCATTACCAATGAGACCCTCAACTACACTCCTGTTGCTGTTGGTGGCTTGCTCTTCCTCACTGTTTCTTCTTGGATCTTCAGTGCTAGGCACTGGTTCAAAGGTCCTATAACAAATGTGGATAGCTGA
- the LOC110600199 gene encoding amino-acid permease BAT1 isoform X2, with product MSGGLLLPGSLADQNGKVGLDSGAARLKELGYKQELKRDLSVFSNFAFSFSIISVLTGITTLYNTGLSFGGPVSLQYGWFIAGGFTMAVGLAMAEICSSFPTSGGLYYWSAKLAGPQWAPFASWLTGWFNIVGQWAVTTSVDFSLAQLIQVIILLSTGGKNGGGYEASKYIVIGMHGGILFLHAILNSLPISVLSFFGQLAAVWNLVGVIVLTILIPCVATERASAKFVFTYYNTNNGDGISSKPYIFVLGLLMSQYTLTGYDASAHMTEETKSADKNGPRGIISAIGISVIFGWFYILGITFAVTNIPYLLSEDNDAGGYAIAEIFYQAFKNRYGSGAGGIVCLGVVAIAIFFCGMSSVTSNSRMAYAFSRDGAMPFSSLWHKVNKQEVPINAVWLGAFISFCMALTYLGSTVAFQAMVSIATIGLYIAYALPIFFRVTLASKSFTPGPFNLGRYGVLVGWIAVLWVLTISILFSLPVAYPITNETLNYTPVAVGGLLFLTVSSWIFSARHWFKGPITNVDS from the exons ATGAGTGGGGGCCTTTTGCTTCCTGGCTCACTGGCTG ATCAAAATGGCAAGGTTGGCCTTGATTCAGGGGCTGCCCGTCTCAAGGAGCTAGGCTACAAACAAGAACTCAAGCGTGATCTCTC GGTGTTTTCCAATTTTGCCTTTTCGTTTTCGATCATATCTGTGCTGACGGGCATAACCACGTTATATAACACCGGCCTCAGTTTTGGTGGACCAGTTTCGTTGCAGTATGGTTGGTTTATTGCTGGTGGGTTCACCATGGCTGTTGGGTTAGCAATGGCTGAGATTTGCTCCTCTTTCCCAACTTCTGGGGGTCTCTACTATTGGAGTGCAAAGCTTGCTGGTCCTCAATGGGCACCGTTTGCTTCTTGGTTAACTGGCTG GTTCAACATTGTTGGTCAG TGGGCTGTTACAACCAGTGTAGATTTCTCACTTGCACAGTTGATTCAGGTGATAATTCTCCTTAGCACGGGTGGAAAAAATGGTGGAGGGTATGAGGCATCAAAATACATAGTTATTGGTATGCATGGAGGAATTTTATTCCTGCATGCTATACTTAATAGTCTTCCTATCTCGGTACTATCTTTCTTTGGACAACTGGCTGCTGTCTGGAATCTTGTAG gTGTTATAGTTCTTACAATTCTCATACCCTGTGTTGCAACGGAGAGGGCTAGTGCCAAGTTTGTTTTCACATACTACAACACAAATAATGGAGACGGAATCAGTAGTAAACCCTACATTTTTGTCCTGGGACTTCTGATGAGTCAGTACACCCTTACTGGCTATGATGCATCTGCGCATAtg ACAGAGGAAACCAAGAGTGCCGATAAGAATGGACCTAGAGGAATAATCAGCGCCATTGGGATATCTGTTATATTTGGATGGTTTTACATTCTTGGTATCACATTTGCAGTTACCAACATTCCTTACCTCTTGAGTGAAGATAATGACGCTGGTGGTTATGCCATTGCTGAAATATTTTACCAAGCATTCAAGAATAGATATGGAAGTGGAGCTGGGGGAATTGTTTGCTTAGGAGTAGTTGCAATTGCCATATTTTTTTGTGGGATGAGTTCAGTAACTAGCAACTCCAG AATGGCATACGCATTTTCTAGAGATGGAGCTATGCCATTCTCATCACTATGGCATAAAGTTAACAAGCAGGAGGTTCCTATAAATGCTGTTTGGCTTGGTGCTTTTATATCATTTTGCATGGCATTAACG TATCTTGGAAGCACAGTAGCATTTCAGGCCATGGTATCCATAGCAACTATTGGCCTGTATATTGCTTATGCCCTGCCAATCTTCTTCAGGGTGACCTTGGCAAGCAAGTCATTCACCCCAGGACCATTCAATTTGGGTCGCTACGGTGTCCTGGTAGGTTGGATTGCAGTCCTTTGGGTATTAACCATCTCAATCCTCTTCTCATTGCCTGTAGCCTACCCCATTACCAATGAGACCCTCAACTACACTCCTGTTGCTGTTGGTGGCTTGCTCTTCCTCACTGTTTCTTCTTGGATCTTCAGTGCTAGGCACTGGTTCAAAGGTCCTATAACAAATGTGGATAGCTGA